In Pengzhenrongella sicca, a single genomic region encodes these proteins:
- a CDS encoding tetratricopeptide repeat protein, whose protein sequence is MSQPSSPQPRFDVRGAVDLAGLGRPAAPPPGVPGGIPAAGGYVIDTTEETFPDLVQSSTQYPVVVLLWSGRSPESAQLAVDLGGLAARYGGRFQLARIDVDTNPQIATAFQVQEIPSVVAILAGQPVPLFQGAHPADQIAPVLDQLLAAAATNNVTGVAPAGAGSGQPEPVELEEPPLAPLHQEAYDAIERDDLDAAAAAYGQALRENPRDDMARAGLAQVGLLQRTRDLDQASVRTAGADRPTDVDAQLLVADLDVLTGHVDDAFSRLVDLVRLTAGEDRERVRVRLVDLFEVVGADDPRVPQARRALANALY, encoded by the coding sequence ATGAGCCAACCCAGCAGCCCTCAGCCCCGATTCGACGTCCGCGGGGCGGTCGACCTCGCGGGGCTCGGCCGGCCCGCCGCTCCGCCGCCCGGGGTGCCCGGAGGGATCCCGGCGGCCGGCGGCTACGTCATCGACACGACCGAGGAGACCTTCCCGGACCTCGTGCAGAGCTCGACCCAGTACCCCGTGGTCGTGCTGCTCTGGTCGGGGCGGAGCCCCGAGAGTGCGCAGCTCGCGGTCGACCTGGGCGGGCTCGCCGCCCGGTACGGCGGCCGGTTCCAGCTCGCCCGGATCGACGTCGACACCAATCCGCAGATCGCGACCGCATTCCAGGTCCAGGAGATCCCGTCGGTCGTCGCCATCCTGGCCGGGCAGCCAGTGCCGCTGTTCCAGGGTGCGCACCCGGCCGATCAGATCGCGCCCGTGCTCGACCAGCTGCTCGCCGCCGCCGCCACGAACAACGTCACGGGCGTCGCCCCGGCCGGCGCGGGGTCGGGGCAGCCCGAGCCGGTCGAGCTCGAGGAGCCCCCGCTCGCGCCACTGCACCAGGAGGCGTACGACGCGATCGAGCGAGACGACCTCGACGCGGCCGCGGCCGCGTACGGGCAGGCGTTGCGGGAGAACCCGCGCGACGACATGGCACGGGCTGGGCTCGCGCAGGTGGGTCTGCTGCAGCGCACGCGCGACCTCGACCAGGCGAGTGTCCGGACCGCCGGGGCGGACCGGCCGACCGACGTCGACGCACAGCTGCTCGTGGCCGACCTGGACGTGCTCACCGGACACGTGGATGACGCGTTCAGCCGGCTCGTCGACCTCGTGCGCCTGACCGCGGGCGAGGACAGGGAGCGGGTTCGCGTGCGGCTCGTCGACCTGTTCGAGGTCGTGGGTGCCGACGATCCGCGCGTGCCGCAGGCGCGTCGCGCGCTGGCGAACGCGCTGTACTGA